Proteins encoded within one genomic window of Nitrospina gracilis 3/211:
- a CDS encoding ABC transporter permease, translated as MTAFIIRNIGQRIILLVFISIIAHTIVHLAPGEPSLVDPANPRMKAEDIQRIRDAFHLDDPMHVQYFYWMRDLFTGQLKSFKDNQPVLAKIWDRFLNSLPLFLVATLITWSIAFPMGIKAAIHRNSAFDRSTTFLSYALISIPGFFLAYILIIFVVQNLNVSVIGRQTFGFEDAGLLFKSMDYVWHLTLPSLMTAITGLAVLSRYVRSQMLEVINQDYIRTARAKGLDEDTVIYRHGLRNALLPFITMFGLMIPGLIGGSVIFETIFAWPGMGRLGYEAILARDFPVILTLNFIAAVLTLIGTLVSDILYAVADPRIKF; from the coding sequence ATGACCGCATTCATCATCCGCAATATCGGCCAGCGCATCATCCTGCTGGTGTTCATCTCCATCATCGCGCACACCATCGTGCACCTGGCGCCCGGCGAGCCGAGCCTGGTCGATCCCGCCAACCCGCGCATGAAGGCGGAAGACATCCAGCGTATCCGCGACGCCTTCCACCTCGACGACCCCATGCACGTGCAGTACTTCTACTGGATGCGCGACCTGTTCACCGGGCAGTTGAAATCGTTCAAGGACAACCAGCCGGTGCTGGCGAAAATCTGGGACCGTTTCCTGAATTCCCTGCCGCTGTTCCTCGTCGCCACGCTCATCACCTGGAGCATCGCGTTTCCCATGGGCATCAAGGCGGCGATCCACCGCAACTCGGCGTTCGACCGCTCGACCACGTTCCTCTCGTACGCATTGATCTCGATCCCCGGCTTCTTCCTCGCGTACATCCTCATCATCTTCGTGGTGCAGAACCTCAACGTGTCGGTGATCGGCAGGCAGACGTTCGGTTTCGAGGACGCGGGCCTGCTGTTTAAGTCGATGGACTACGTCTGGCACCTCACCCTGCCCTCCCTGATGACGGCCATCACCGGGCTCGCGGTGCTGTCGCGTTACGTGCGCTCGCAAATGCTGGAGGTGATCAATCAGGACTACATCCGCACCGCCCGCGCCAAGGGACTGGACGAAGACACGGTGATTTACCGCCACGGCCTGCGCAACGCCTTGTTGCCGTTCATCACCATGTTCGGCCTGATGATCCCCGGCCTCATCGGCGGGTCGGTTATTTTCGAAACCATCTTCGCCTGGCCGGGCATGGGACGCCTCGGCTACGAAGCGATCCTGGCGCGGGATTTCCCGGTGATCCTCACGCTCAACTTCATCGCCGCGGTGCTGACGCTCATCGGCACGCTGGTGTCGGACATCCTGTACGCGGTGGCCGACCCGCGCATCAAATTCTGA